One window from the genome of Nicotiana tomentosiformis chromosome 5, ASM39032v3, whole genome shotgun sequence encodes:
- the LOC138891600 gene encoding uncharacterized protein: MGTEGDKRKRSRIADEQSSSNSLNLASLPEDLLCHIFSYFTSRELVSTVCLVSKRWHRLGKSCLAILDYSVEPLLSIVDQIEVDSIGLSTSIPIQLSRRLQGEITQFNHVMKSLAKHNFSELFLHFVNIKTMPSVLNNSNFLSVLHLTDCQFPNLHFSAVPTLFSLQQLLLYNVVIEHSQDFFLNLSQKCPYIVELTLTNCTGCEYIDLPDGQYNKLKKLRVHNSYSKYSLGYGYSEIYMLQRVRIAALNLERFYLYYNGKYQIDLDIVYPLYATINITLFLIKEIADDKLTKLGEQMAI, encoded by the coding sequence ATGGGCACAGAAGGAGACAAAAGGAAAAGGAGCAGAATAGCTGACGAACAAAGTAGTAGTAACAGTTTGAATTTGGCGTCGTTGCCTGAAGATCTTCTTTGTCACATCTTCTCTTACTTCACTAGCAGGGAATTGGTTTCAACAGTTTGTTTGGTTTCCAAGAGATGGCATCGCCTCGGAAAATCTTGCTTAGCAATTCTGGATTACAGCGTCGAACCATTATTAAGTATCGTCGACCAGATTGAAGTAGATAGTATTGGACTTTCTACTTCAATTCCAATTCAACTCAGTCGTAGACTCCAAGGGGAAATCACTCAGTTTAATCATGTCATGAAATCGTTAGCGAAGCATAACTTCAGTGAGTTGTTCCTTCACTTTGTTAACATTAAAACTATGCCTTCCGTCCTTAACAACTCCAATTTCCTTTCCGTCCTGCATTTAACTGATTGCCAATTCCCTAACCTGCATTTTTCTGCGGTTCCCACCTTGTTTTCTTTGCAGCAATTACTTCTCTATAACGTTGTTATTGAACATTCCCAGGATTTCTTCCTTAACCTTTCCCAAAAGTGTCCTTATATTGTGGAATTGACTCTCACTAACTGTACTGGATGTGAGTATATCGACTTACCTGATGGTCAGTATAATAAACTAAAGAAACTCCGGGTGCATAATAGTTACTCAAAATATAGTCTTGGTTATGGTTACTCAGAAATATATATGTTGCAAAGGGTAAGAATTGCAGCACTAAATCTGGAGAGGTTTTACCTTTACTATAACGGAAAGTATCAGATTGACTTAGATATTGTGTATCCACTTTACGCCACCATCAACATCACATTGTTTCTTATAAAAGAGATAGCAGATGATAAGTTAACTAAACTAGGAGAACAAATGGCAATTTGA